One Paenarthrobacter aurescens TC1 DNA window includes the following coding sequences:
- a CDS encoding hypothetical protein (identified by Glimmer2; putative) translates to MSSHSEPLTPRRNSLRSSVLILTVFTAALSWCIALLGIVNSPAGVIFLTVPALVSLGVVVVVAKRRRRTPARHLGMPAPNGRTALRAQSKSVLILMSFTAALSWWIAIVGVSTGAGMFFLWLPFLVTAATVAMWLYVRAWKITRI, encoded by the coding sequence GTGAGCAGTCATAGTGAACCACTGACACCACGGCGGAATTCGCTGCGCTCAAGCGTCCTCATCCTTACGGTATTCACAGCCGCACTCAGTTGGTGCATCGCACTCCTCGGAATCGTCAACAGTCCCGCTGGTGTTATTTTCTTGACAGTCCCGGCGCTGGTATCCCTCGGAGTTGTTGTTGTCGTGGCCAAACGGCGCAGACGTACGCCGGCCCGCCACCTCGGCATGCCGGCTCCGAACGGCAGGACTGCTCTGAGAGCGCAGAGCAAGTCCGTGCTGATCCTCATGAGCTTCACAGCAGCACTCAGTTGGTGGATCGCGATCGTCGGCGTCAGTACAGGAGCCGGTATGTTCTTTCTGTGGCTGCCTTTCCTGGTAACGGCTGCAACAGTGGCGATGTGGCTCTACGTCAGGGCCTGGAAAATCACCCGGATCTGA
- a CDS encoding hypothetical protein (identified by Glimmer2; putative), translating into MKNLVSAASPRRSLRDRIQTDMYLTRLDWHLEAVLTGKERRATVKELRQALAGDPRDTPSSLRDLGSPKTLARQYAVDDDRRPLWSIGIITAGLALLVYSALFLAFTFGMVAAVDANTPMEAHATFFFVDVTAFSSPDSVGMGWTSSWAWLNVPAIIGVVALLLGARSWRIFNRR; encoded by the coding sequence ATGAAAAACTTGGTATCTGCCGCATCGCCCCGCAGGTCACTCCGCGACCGGATACAAACCGATATGTACCTCACCCGCCTCGACTGGCACCTTGAAGCAGTCCTAACAGGCAAGGAACGCCGGGCAACAGTCAAGGAATTACGGCAGGCACTAGCCGGTGACCCCCGGGATACACCATCAAGCCTTCGAGATCTGGGTTCGCCCAAAACGCTCGCCCGGCAATACGCCGTCGACGATGACCGCCGGCCGTTGTGGTCCATCGGCATCATCACCGCCGGGTTGGCCCTGCTTGTCTATTCGGCCCTGTTCTTGGCTTTCACCTTCGGCATGGTTGCCGCCGTCGATGCGAATACGCCCATGGAAGCCCATGCCACATTCTTTTTCGTCGACGTCACCGCTTTCTCCTCACCCGATTCTGTAGGCATGGGATGGACAAGCAGCTGGGCTTGGCTCAACGTCCCCGCCATCATCGGCGTCGTCGCGCTTCTCCTCGGTGCACGATCTTGGCGGATTTTCAATCGTCGATGA
- a CDS encoding putative ribosomal-protein-alanine N-acetyltransferase (identified by match to protein family HMM PF00583) has translation MYGSAIWPVTLESGDLLLRPIRYRDKREWSEVRSRNSEWLAPWEASNPAPGGRLPSYRQMVGSLNEQARQSSALPFLIVERTEGFREPRIVGQLTVSSIVWGSAMMATLGYWVDKDRAGHGIAPTAVAMATDHCFRVLGLHRMEINIRPENSPSLRVVEKLGFRDEGYRERYLHINGEWADHRSFALTADEVPEGLLRRWLRG, from the coding sequence ATGTACGGCTCTGCGATCTGGCCGGTGACGCTGGAAAGCGGAGACCTGCTGCTTCGGCCTATCCGTTACCGCGACAAGCGGGAGTGGTCCGAGGTTCGTTCGCGGAACAGTGAATGGCTTGCGCCGTGGGAGGCGTCCAACCCGGCTCCGGGTGGGCGCCTCCCCAGCTACCGCCAAATGGTGGGTTCCCTGAATGAACAGGCCCGTCAGTCATCCGCACTGCCCTTTCTCATTGTTGAGCGGACCGAGGGCTTTCGGGAACCAAGGATCGTCGGGCAACTTACGGTGTCCTCCATCGTCTGGGGATCGGCCATGATGGCCACCCTGGGTTATTGGGTCGACAAGGACCGCGCCGGGCACGGCATTGCTCCAACTGCGGTTGCGATGGCAACGGACCATTGCTTCAGGGTGCTGGGATTGCACCGAATGGAAATCAACATCCGTCCGGAGAACTCACCGAGTTTGAGGGTGGTGGAGAAGCTTGGATTCCGCGACGAAGGCTACCGGGAGCGCTACTTGCACATCAACGGCGAATGGGCTGATCACCGCTCCTTTGCACTGACCGCCGATGAAGTTCCAGAGGGACTCCTGCGCAGGTGGCTCCGAGGATAA
- a CDS encoding putative NAD dependent epimerase/dehydratase family protein (identified by match to protein family HMM PF01073; match to protein family HMM PF01370; match to protein family HMM PF04321; match to protein family HMM PF05368), translating to MTALCVAGGTGQVGREVVRLALAAGHPVSVLSRHVPPVGSAKHNDGVTYFAGDVTTGDGLAAAVAGADVVIDCLEGQLGKARKQFAGGGARLLAAAHLAGVRKAVALSIINCDLSSSAYYASKAGKERKYDESSLQTVVVRATQFHSLVAMIFAAGAKVRLVPTFNGARFQSISPVDVAAALLEAAAGDGHAEQHRVVTIAGPEALTMRQMAESWKMVTGERGMIVELPLPGPMGDFLRAGLNLTSEPPYGKETFVSWLEKRRESL from the coding sequence ATGACTGCGCTATGCGTAGCAGGTGGCACGGGCCAGGTAGGCCGTGAGGTTGTCCGGCTTGCCTTAGCTGCAGGGCACCCGGTTTCGGTCCTTAGCCGTCATGTGCCGCCTGTCGGCTCCGCGAAGCATAACGACGGCGTCACTTACTTTGCGGGCGACGTCACCACGGGAGACGGTTTGGCTGCCGCGGTGGCGGGTGCCGACGTCGTCATTGATTGCCTTGAGGGGCAGCTCGGTAAAGCCCGGAAGCAATTCGCTGGTGGTGGCGCCAGGCTCCTTGCTGCAGCCCATCTCGCTGGTGTTCGTAAGGCTGTGGCGCTGTCCATCATCAACTGTGACCTGAGCTCCTCTGCCTACTACGCCTCCAAAGCTGGCAAGGAACGGAAATACGACGAGTCGTCATTGCAAACCGTGGTGGTCCGGGCGACGCAGTTCCATAGCCTGGTGGCGATGATCTTCGCGGCCGGTGCAAAGGTGCGGCTGGTCCCCACTTTTAACGGGGCCAGGTTTCAGTCGATCTCGCCTGTAGATGTTGCAGCGGCGTTACTTGAGGCAGCCGCGGGTGATGGGCACGCCGAGCAGCATCGCGTGGTGACAATAGCGGGTCCGGAAGCCCTCACCATGCGGCAGATGGCGGAGTCCTGGAAGATGGTAACGGGCGAGCGGGGCATGATCGTTGAGCTGCCCTTGCCCGGGCCGATGGGTGATTTCCTTCGCGCCGGCCTCAACCTGACTTCAGAGCCGCCGTACGGCAAGGAGACGTTCGTGTCGTGGTTGGAAAAGCGCAGGGAAAGTTTGTAG
- a CDS encoding putative 5-formyltetrahydrofolate cyclo-ligase (identified by match to protein family HMM PF01812; match to protein family HMM TIGR02727) — protein MQRPYEWTQMPSKEDIRSSRRLHRRTLTPEHIASAGESLARHGTTWAARVSPGTAATFAVYLGVAFEPPTLPLIRSLHEAGHRVLLPVCEPGRQLSWVYWTPSTAFVRSSYAPIDEPEGERLESSVIAGAAGIFMPATAVDRDGNRIGQGGGYYDRLLQGLDASGGRPPTIAVLYDDDLLPSGSIPAEAFDRPVQQVLTPSGIVQLHDAAKPG, from the coding sequence ATGCAAAGACCTTACGAATGGACACAGATGCCCTCCAAGGAAGACATCCGGAGCAGCCGGCGGCTGCACAGGCGAACCCTCACTCCGGAGCACATAGCAAGTGCAGGTGAGTCCCTTGCGCGGCACGGGACAACCTGGGCAGCAAGGGTCTCCCCGGGCACTGCCGCGACCTTCGCCGTGTATCTGGGTGTAGCTTTCGAGCCACCCACCCTCCCCCTCATCCGATCGCTGCACGAGGCAGGGCACAGGGTTTTGTTGCCCGTTTGCGAGCCCGGCCGGCAATTGAGTTGGGTTTACTGGACACCTTCCACGGCATTTGTCAGGTCCTCTTATGCGCCCATAGACGAGCCCGAGGGTGAACGCCTTGAAAGTTCAGTGATAGCCGGAGCCGCGGGAATCTTCATGCCCGCCACGGCCGTGGACCGGGACGGCAACCGGATTGGCCAAGGCGGCGGTTACTACGACCGCCTTCTTCAAGGCCTCGACGCTTCCGGCGGGCGGCCTCCCACCATTGCGGTTCTTTACGACGACGATTTGTTACCTTCGGGATCCATTCCCGCCGAGGCGTTTGATCGCCCCGTGCAGCAGGTGTTGACCCCGTCGGGCATCGTCCAACTCCACGACGCCGCGAAGCCCGGCTGA
- a CDS encoding rifampin ADP-ribosyl transferase, whose protein sequence is MSQPLDEGPFFHGTKADLRDGELLRPGFRSNYRPEVVMNHIYFTALRDGAGLAAELAAGNGEPRVYAVEPTGSFEDDPNVTDKKFPGNPTRSFRSSAPLKVIGEVTDWTRLTPEALQEWRERLAAIVADERGEIIN, encoded by the coding sequence GTGAGTCAACCACTGGATGAGGGCCCGTTCTTTCACGGCACTAAAGCTGATCTTCGGGACGGCGAACTGCTGAGGCCAGGCTTCAGGTCGAACTACCGTCCCGAGGTCGTGATGAACCATATCTACTTCACCGCTCTTCGGGACGGTGCGGGACTGGCTGCCGAGCTTGCGGCCGGTAACGGGGAACCGCGTGTCTACGCTGTTGAGCCCACCGGCTCATTCGAGGACGACCCTAATGTGACCGACAAGAAATTCCCGGGCAACCCTACCCGGTCTTTTCGCAGCAGCGCCCCGCTGAAGGTCATTGGTGAAGTGACCGACTGGACTCGTTTGACTCCTGAGGCGCTTCAAGAGTGGCGGGAGCGCCTAGCGGCAATCGTTGCGGACGAACGCGGCGAAATCATCAACTAA
- a CDS encoding hypothetical protein (identified by Glimmer2; putative) has product MSRTAQTKSTTKLKGTPGMSALSTISTPAVHGRRSAGKVTAAVVIPTEAAAATTANGKPGAFRRVAGKVARGIGAGMLILGAMVFLFLAIGPRILGYQTSTMLTGSMAPLINPGDVVVTVPAPVTDIKVGDVITYHIPVEDQRVETHRITEITTTADGGVAVQTKGDANNGIDPWIATLQGKTVDKQIATIPYVGNAIRTLREPIVMNTLMYGAPTILVIGMLASIWTKDPSKSAPESTLGARDEATA; this is encoded by the coding sequence TTGAGCCGAACCGCACAAACTAAAAGCACAACGAAATTGAAAGGAACGCCAGGCATGAGCGCACTGAGCACCATCTCAACTCCCGCAGTCCATGGCCGGCGTTCCGCCGGGAAGGTTACTGCCGCCGTCGTGATCCCTACGGAAGCTGCGGCCGCAACAACAGCCAACGGCAAACCGGGTGCGTTCCGGCGGGTCGCCGGCAAGGTAGCCAGGGGAATTGGTGCGGGCATGCTAATCCTGGGCGCAATGGTGTTCCTGTTCCTGGCGATCGGACCACGGATCCTGGGCTACCAAACCTCAACCATGCTCACCGGCTCCATGGCGCCGCTGATCAACCCCGGCGACGTCGTCGTCACCGTCCCCGCACCCGTCACGGACATCAAGGTGGGCGACGTCATCACCTACCACATCCCCGTCGAAGACCAGCGGGTGGAAACCCACCGCATCACCGAGATCACCACCACCGCCGACGGCGGAGTAGCAGTCCAAACCAAAGGCGACGCCAACAACGGCATCGACCCCTGGATCGCCACCCTCCAAGGCAAAACCGTGGACAAACAAATCGCCACCATCCCCTACGTCGGCAACGCCATCCGCACCCTCCGCGAACCCATCGTCATGAACACCCTCATGTACGGCGCACCCACCATCCTGGTCATCGGAATGCTCGCCTCCATCTGGACCAAAGACCCCAGCAAGTCAGCGCCGGAAAGCACGTTAGGGGCCAGGGATGAAGCCACCGCGTAA
- a CDS encoding hypothetical protein (identified by Glimmer2; putative), protein MSRIQSLADDLGNPQPALRFLAKYLSMLPQRVERIVHALDDRDAAETTTALLSLKISSAMVGALETEHQCRAIESMIREDHFDDATQALPALQQTTDRCLASRSNLIRAAHVSLSGHGGYFRGF, encoded by the coding sequence TTGAGCAGAATCCAGTCCCTCGCCGACGATCTAGGAAACCCGCAACCTGCACTGCGGTTCTTGGCGAAGTACCTTTCGATGCTCCCGCAACGGGTGGAACGGATCGTGCACGCACTGGACGATCGAGACGCGGCAGAGACGACAACGGCGCTTCTCAGCCTGAAGATCAGCTCCGCCATGGTCGGCGCCCTGGAAACAGAGCACCAATGCCGTGCCATCGAATCAATGATCCGGGAAGACCACTTCGACGACGCCACCCAAGCGCTCCCTGCCCTGCAACAGACAACCGACCGGTGTTTGGCATCACGGTCCAACCTCATCCGCGCAGCGCATGTTTCGCTCAGCGGACATGGTGGATACTTCCGCGGATTCTAG
- a CDS encoding putative Flp pilus assembly protein CpaB family (identified by match to protein family HMM PF06981) has protein sequence MPSTSRSALLSRAERSAAAGNWPPLNRSPNRLSRARAGNTARFSRNRPGDRAGQRGQRAGFGSWITRNRRLAVALLLCVAAGIAVHQLTPASEQRVSVVVAARDLPTGTSLTESDLTSVGVPPDLALSGALNSIGTLVGRQLASPLGKGQIPTESSLLGPGLLTGAPVGTAAVPLRMADPSSIQLLSPGQLVTVVLTAAGSYDESRQSQVLAGPVPVLWTSAQGGKPGEWLGTGDTDGLVVVAADPQQAEKLAGASTQGKLFFVLVSPS, from the coding sequence ATGCCATCTACGTCACGCAGCGCTCTTCTCTCCCGCGCCGAGCGTTCAGCAGCAGCCGGCAATTGGCCACCACTGAACCGTTCGCCCAACCGCCTGTCCCGGGCCCGTGCCGGGAATACTGCGCGCTTCAGCCGCAATCGTCCCGGAGATCGTGCTGGTCAACGGGGCCAGCGGGCCGGATTTGGCTCCTGGATCACACGAAACCGCCGTTTGGCAGTAGCGCTTCTGCTGTGCGTGGCTGCCGGCATCGCAGTCCATCAGCTCACTCCCGCATCGGAGCAGCGTGTGAGCGTCGTAGTCGCAGCTCGCGACCTCCCGACGGGTACCAGCCTCACTGAATCCGATCTCACCAGCGTTGGGGTGCCACCTGACCTCGCACTTAGCGGTGCTTTGAATAGCATCGGCACTCTTGTCGGCCGCCAGCTAGCCTCCCCTCTCGGCAAGGGGCAGATACCTACGGAGTCGAGCCTGCTGGGTCCGGGCCTCCTGACGGGAGCTCCTGTGGGCACGGCAGCGGTCCCACTCCGGATGGCCGACCCCTCGTCCATCCAGCTCCTCTCTCCCGGCCAGTTGGTCACGGTGGTCCTCACCGCAGCGGGCTCCTACGACGAGTCCAGGCAAAGCCAAGTACTCGCAGGCCCGGTGCCCGTCCTCTGGACATCGGCACAGGGCGGCAAGCCGGGCGAATGGCTGGGGACAGGTGACACCGATGGCCTGGTAGTGGTGGCGGCCGATCCCCAACAAGCAGAAAAGCTCGCCGGCGCATCAACGCAAGGCAAGCTCTTCTTTGTTTTGGTCAGCCCCTCATGA
- a CDS encoding putative transcriptional regulator, PadR family (identified by match to protein family HMM PF03551), whose protein sequence is MVRSVLPLLTLTLIAEEESYGYQLVERLADLGLDVTTGLVYPVLSRLQRDGLVSTRMVASTNGPPRKYFALTGNGKASQASARKQWQLVASAVQKATEKDSPTT, encoded by the coding sequence ATGGTGCGTTCGGTCCTGCCACTACTTACGCTCACCTTGATCGCCGAGGAGGAATCCTATGGGTATCAACTGGTCGAGCGGCTTGCCGACCTGGGCCTGGATGTCACAACCGGTTTGGTCTACCCAGTCCTCAGCAGGCTTCAGCGCGACGGCTTGGTCAGCACCAGGATGGTCGCATCAACCAACGGTCCGCCACGGAAATACTTTGCCCTGACAGGCAACGGAAAAGCATCCCAAGCATCCGCCCGGAAGCAGTGGCAGCTCGTAGCGTCTGCCGTCCAGAAAGCCACAGAAAAGGATTCCCCCACGACATGA
- the galU gene encoding UTP-glucose-1-phosphate uridylyltransferase (identified by match to protein family HMM PF00483; match to protein family HMM TIGR01099): MCSVRYISPVTLENNAVRKAVIPAAGLGTRFLPATKAMPKEMLPVVDKPAIQYVVEEAVKVGLHDVLMITGRSKRALEDHFDRVPALEATLAEKGDTAKLEAIQSATNLGDIHYVRQGDPNGLGHAVLRAKQHVGYEPFAVLLGDDLIDAREDLLSEMIAVQQKTGGSVVALIEVEPSKISAYGCADVEDNGEDGYVRIKQLVEKPSPEEAPSNLAVIGRYVLHPAVFEVLEKTAPGRGGEIQLTDALEVLAAGEGEGYGVYGVVFRGRRYDTGDKLSYLKACIELACEREDLGPELREWLPNFTAALPK; encoded by the coding sequence ATGTGTTCCGTCCGTTACATTAGTCCGGTGACTCTAGAAAACAACGCTGTCCGTAAGGCCGTCATTCCCGCAGCGGGCCTTGGCACCCGGTTCCTTCCCGCCACGAAGGCGATGCCGAAGGAAATGCTGCCCGTAGTGGACAAGCCTGCCATCCAGTATGTCGTCGAAGAAGCGGTCAAGGTAGGCCTGCATGACGTCCTGATGATCACAGGACGCAGCAAGCGAGCACTGGAAGACCACTTTGACCGTGTCCCGGCTCTTGAGGCCACCTTGGCGGAAAAGGGCGATACCGCCAAGCTTGAAGCCATTCAGTCCGCCACCAACCTCGGTGACATTCACTACGTCCGGCAAGGCGACCCGAATGGTCTTGGCCACGCTGTCCTTCGTGCGAAGCAGCACGTAGGTTACGAGCCCTTTGCCGTCCTGCTTGGCGATGACCTGATCGACGCCCGCGAAGACCTGCTGAGCGAAATGATCGCCGTTCAACAGAAGACCGGCGGTTCCGTGGTTGCCCTCATCGAGGTGGAGCCCTCCAAGATCAGCGCTTATGGTTGCGCCGATGTTGAGGACAACGGCGAGGACGGCTACGTCCGCATCAAGCAGCTCGTTGAGAAGCCTTCCCCCGAAGAAGCACCGTCAAACCTTGCCGTGATTGGACGCTACGTCCTGCACCCGGCCGTGTTCGAAGTCTTGGAGAAGACCGCCCCCGGTCGCGGTGGAGAGATCCAGCTGACGGACGCCCTTGAGGTGCTTGCCGCCGGGGAAGGCGAAGGCTATGGCGTCTACGGCGTTGTCTTCCGCGGCCGCCGCTACGACACCGGTGACAAGCTCAGCTACCTCAAGGCCTGCATCGAGCTTGCCTGCGAACGTGAAGACCTTGGTCCTGAACTTCGTGAGTGGCTGCCCAACTTCACCGCCGCACTTCCCAAATAA
- a CDS encoding conserved hypothetical protein (identified by match to protein family HMM TIGR02605) — MPTYAYACKDCDHAFDIVQSFSDSSLTECPECNGALRKKFNSVGVVFKGSGFYRTDSRDAKGSTVSAAPAAPAATAAAPATAAAAS, encoded by the coding sequence GTGCCCACATACGCATACGCCTGCAAAGACTGTGACCATGCCTTTGACATCGTCCAGTCCTTTTCTGACAGCTCCTTGACGGAGTGCCCCGAATGCAATGGTGCGCTTCGTAAGAAGTTCAATAGCGTCGGCGTCGTTTTCAAGGGCTCCGGGTTCTACCGGACAGACTCGCGCGACGCCAAGGGCAGTACGGTTTCGGCCGCACCAGCCGCCCCGGCTGCCACCGCAGCAGCACCGGCAACCGCAGCCGCAGCCAGCTAG
- a CDS encoding hypothetical protein (identified by Glimmer2; putative), giving the protein MFGQQFLKNNSRLPHRQNPVLNSPKNLWNVLSWKTQGVEDLARGSGREQS; this is encoded by the coding sequence GTGTTCGGTCAACAGTTCCTCAAGAACAACTCAAGACTCCCGCACCGGCAGAATCCTGTTCTGAACTCTCCTAAAAACCTGTGGAATGTGCTCTCATGGAAGACTCAGGGAGTCGAGGATTTAGCCCGGGGGAGCGGCCGTGAGCAGTCATAG
- a CDS encoding hypothetical protein (identified by Glimmer2; putative) — translation MNVDFPLSSSVILVVTVALWMVWVAPYVLRNRRQQVQTAAVPAEAFDDEPDETQAGVVLTLAPQQEKPMETMHSKAPASPQESRAAEPSLANAPTTPFTIRYARVTLALAGLALLITAAVSGVLRIVGIGSVWLPLVSIIGAVLAVVTLRKLALRDLRERRARRAAQASPIPTPARYLPKEPAVESKETTVFDAEATSREAARLSAVELRQAALAVAVAAGDKSAEAAKDSKGASWQPVEVPKPTYVAAAKAPRPAPEPLDLPEAPKPVGKPVLKQNVDQAETSTAVVASAKGHSALSNLDDVLQRRRA, via the coding sequence TTGAATGTGGACTTCCCTCTCAGCAGCTCGGTGATACTAGTGGTCACTGTCGCGCTGTGGATGGTCTGGGTGGCGCCCTACGTTTTGCGGAACAGGCGGCAACAAGTCCAAACGGCCGCTGTTCCAGCAGAGGCATTTGATGACGAACCAGACGAAACGCAGGCAGGGGTGGTACTGACTTTGGCACCTCAGCAGGAGAAACCGATGGAGACCATGCACAGCAAAGCACCGGCGTCGCCCCAGGAATCCCGTGCGGCCGAGCCTTCCTTGGCGAATGCGCCAACGACTCCCTTTACTATCCGTTACGCCCGGGTCACGCTGGCATTGGCAGGCCTTGCGTTGTTGATCACTGCAGCGGTTTCCGGCGTTCTCAGAATTGTTGGGATCGGTTCAGTCTGGTTGCCGCTGGTGTCCATCATTGGTGCGGTACTCGCCGTCGTGACTTTGCGGAAGCTTGCCCTGAGGGATCTTCGTGAACGGCGGGCGCGTCGTGCTGCGCAAGCCTCGCCCATCCCGACTCCTGCGCGGTACTTGCCGAAGGAACCTGCCGTGGAATCGAAGGAAACTACGGTTTTCGACGCCGAAGCCACCAGCCGTGAGGCTGCTCGCTTGTCCGCGGTGGAACTACGGCAAGCAGCGCTGGCCGTTGCCGTTGCCGCGGGAGACAAATCCGCTGAAGCTGCCAAGGATTCGAAGGGTGCCAGTTGGCAACCCGTCGAGGTCCCGAAACCCACGTACGTCGCTGCAGCCAAAGCGCCCCGTCCAGCTCCTGAGCCCCTGGATCTGCCCGAGGCACCAAAGCCGGTGGGCAAACCTGTCTTGAAGCAAAACGTTGACCAGGCGGAGACTTCAACTGCTGTGGTGGCATCCGCAAAGGGCCACAGTGCCCTGAGCAACTTGGACGATGTCCTCCAGCGTCGCCGCGCCTAA
- a CDS encoding hypothetical protein (identified by Glimmer2; putative) — MSAREAEKERPAGPAVASRKDHTQMAISLKTTSGKILASVALVGTAAAVAGMGTYGAFTSSTSASQAVTAGTVTIALGAPGPANTLNVPVTGLLPGDKVEKLVTLANTGNSDLNNVTLTTSAGATASLLTTDATNGLQLTIENCSVAWTGAAAPYNCTGTKTTVLASGPVIAANKALNNLTSLTSAKTDNLKVTTAFPTTANNDFQGAASTIAFAFTGTQRTETTK, encoded by the coding sequence TTGTCAGCCAGAGAGGCTGAAAAAGAACGGCCGGCCGGACCCGCGGTGGCCTCCCGAAAGGACCATACTCAGATGGCCATCAGCCTCAAGACCACCTCAGGCAAGATCCTCGCTTCCGTCGCACTGGTCGGCACCGCAGCCGCCGTCGCCGGCATGGGCACCTACGGCGCGTTCACCTCCTCCACCTCCGCCTCCCAGGCCGTCACCGCAGGCACCGTCACCATCGCCCTGGGCGCACCCGGCCCCGCGAACACCCTCAACGTCCCCGTCACGGGCCTGCTGCCCGGCGACAAAGTCGAAAAGCTCGTCACCCTGGCCAACACCGGCAACTCGGACCTGAACAACGTCACCCTCACCACCTCCGCCGGCGCCACCGCATCCCTGCTCACCACGGACGCCACCAACGGCCTGCAGCTGACCATCGAAAACTGCTCCGTAGCATGGACCGGCGCCGCTGCACCCTACAACTGCACCGGAACCAAAACCACCGTCCTGGCCTCCGGCCCGGTCATCGCAGCGAACAAGGCCCTGAACAACCTCACCTCCCTGACCTCGGCCAAAACCGACAACCTCAAAGTCACCACCGCGTTCCCCACCACCGCGAACAACGACTTCCAAGGCGCCGCATCCACCATCGCCTTCGCCTTCACCGGCACCCAACGCACCGAAACCACCAAATAG
- a CDS encoding putative transcriptional regulator, PadR family domain protein (identified by match to protein family HMM PF03551), producing the protein MHNSFPANGFMGNNLDGMWQAVEEFRSRFEKRSGTRAGRGELRTAILALLAERPMHGYQIIREIEERSGGSWKPSAGSVYPTLQLLADEGFVSTEESNGRKIYSLTEAGREDVASAETAAPWESGAGTHGFAALPKAGVELAQAAAQVGRTGTPKQVQEAVTVLEDARRRLYSILAQD; encoded by the coding sequence ATGCATAATTCATTCCCCGCAAACGGATTTATGGGAAACAACCTTGACGGCATGTGGCAGGCCGTGGAGGAGTTTAGGTCACGGTTCGAGAAGCGCTCCGGCACCCGGGCCGGCCGGGGCGAGCTGAGGACAGCAATTCTGGCCCTCCTCGCTGAGCGCCCCATGCACGGCTATCAGATCATCCGTGAAATTGAGGAGCGGAGCGGTGGAAGTTGGAAGCCGAGCGCAGGCTCTGTCTATCCCACCCTTCAGCTGCTGGCAGATGAGGGTTTTGTCAGCACGGAGGAATCCAATGGCCGCAAAATCTACTCCCTGACGGAAGCGGGCCGAGAGGATGTTGCAAGTGCCGAAACGGCAGCGCCATGGGAGTCCGGAGCCGGCACCCACGGTTTCGCTGCGCTGCCGAAGGCCGGGGTGGAGCTTGCCCAGGCCGCGGCCCAGGTGGGGCGCACGGGAACGCCTAAGCAGGTGCAGGAGGCTGTAACAGTGTTGGAAGACGCCCGCCGCCGGCTGTACTCGATCCTCGCCCAGGACTGA